In Methanothermus fervidus DSM 2088, a single genomic region encodes these proteins:
- a CDS encoding KH-domain/beta-lactamase-domain protein (COGs: COG1782 metal-dependent RNase consists of a metallo-beta-lactamase domain and an RNA-binding KH domain~InterPro IPR004088: IPR004087: IPR018117: IPR019975: IPR 009019: IPR018111: IPR011108~KEGG: mth:MTH1203 cleavage and polyadenylation specificity factor~PFAM: RNA-metabolising metallo-beta-lactamase; K Homology, type 1, subgroup~SMART: KH domain protein~SPTR: O27271 Cleavage and polyadenylation specificity factor~TIGRFAM: KH-domain/beta-lactamase-domain protein~PFAM: Metallo-beta-lactamase superfamily; RNA-metabolising metallo-beta-lactamase; Beta-Casp domain~TIGRFAM: arCOG00543 universal archaeal KH-domain/beta-lactamase-domain protein): MLILLFFKNLFSSDSMTSEILKEIRKVIASKIPENVEITKVEFEGPELVVYTKNPEIVAEDGGLIRTLAKELKKRIIVRSDASALLDPEKTIEKIKEIVPEEAKITNIYFDDVTGEVIVEARKPGLVIGKHGSTSKSIIKHTGWVPKILRTPPIPSKIVEKIRKLLRRESKKRRQILRNLGCRIHRQPKYENDWARITALGGFREVGRSCLYLQTPNSKILLDCGVNVAANDEKNAYPYLNIPEFILDEIEAVVISHAHLDHSGFVPYLYHYGYRGPVYCSAPTRDLMALLQLDHIDIAEREGRELPFNAKDVNKCLKHTITLEYGEVTDITPDIRLTLHNAGHILGSAILHLHIGDGQHNLVYTGDFKYEKTRLLEPAVTDFPRLETLVMESTYGGKEDIQPSREMAEKRLIKVIYDTIKRGGKVLIPVFAVGRAQELMVVLDEYIKSGILEEIPIFVDGMVWEATAIHTTRPEYLSKTLSDQIFHYGYNPFTSEIFNKVSSSDERKDVVEGEPCVILSTSGMLAGGNSVEYFKWLCEDEKNTLVFVGYQAEGSLGRRLQKNRRDITFEENGKMKVYKVKMQIETIEGFSGHSDRKQLMKYVHNLSPKPEKILVCHGNAYKSLDLASSIYKKYRIETRAPLNLEAVRIY; encoded by the coding sequence TTGCTAATTCTTCTTTTTTTTAAAAATTTATTTTCCAGTGATTCTATGACATCAGAGATTCTTAAAGAAATTAGAAAAGTTATAGCAAGTAAAATACCTGAAAATGTTGAAATTACAAAAGTTGAATTTGAAGGCCCTGAATTGGTTGTTTACACAAAAAATCCAGAGATAGTAGCTGAAGATGGTGGATTAATTCGTACATTGGCTAAAGAATTAAAAAAGAGAATAATTGTACGTTCAGATGCATCAGCGCTTCTTGATCCTGAAAAGACAATTGAAAAAATAAAAGAAATAGTACCAGAGGAAGCTAAAATTACAAACATATATTTTGACGATGTAACTGGTGAAGTTATAGTAGAAGCAAGGAAACCTGGTTTAGTAATTGGCAAACATGGTTCAACATCAAAAAGTATAATAAAACATACTGGTTGGGTCCCAAAAATATTAAGAACACCTCCAATACCTTCAAAAATTGTTGAAAAAATTAGAAAATTACTTAGAAGGGAAAGTAAAAAAAGAAGACAAATATTACGTAATTTAGGATGTAGAATACATAGACAGCCCAAGTATGAAAATGATTGGGCACGAATAACAGCTCTAGGAGGTTTTAGAGAAGTTGGAAGGTCTTGTCTATATTTACAAACCCCAAATAGTAAAATTTTATTGGATTGTGGCGTCAATGTAGCTGCAAATGATGAGAAAAATGCGTATCCTTATTTAAATATCCCTGAGTTCATTCTTGATGAAATAGAAGCCGTTGTAATTTCCCATGCACATTTAGATCATTCAGGTTTTGTACCTTATCTATATCATTATGGTTATAGAGGTCCAGTATACTGTAGTGCACCAACACGAGATTTGATGGCTCTTCTACAATTAGATCATATAGATATAGCTGAGAGAGAAGGTCGTGAATTACCATTCAATGCCAAAGATGTTAATAAATGTTTGAAACATACTATAACACTTGAATATGGGGAAGTTACTGATATAACTCCTGATATCAGACTTACATTGCATAATGCTGGACATATATTAGGTTCAGCAATTCTACATTTACATATCGGCGATGGACAACATAATCTTGTATATACTGGGGATTTTAAATATGAAAAAACTAGATTACTAGAACCGGCAGTAACAGATTTTCCTAGACTAGAAACACTTGTAATGGAGAGTACATATGGTGGAAAGGAAGATATTCAACCAAGCAGAGAAATGGCAGAAAAAAGATTGATAAAAGTTATTTATGATACTATAAAAAGAGGAGGTAAAGTATTAATCCCTGTTTTTGCTGTAGGAAGAGCCCAAGAATTAATGGTTGTTCTTGATGAATATATTAAAAGTGGAATATTAGAGGAGATACCTATATTTGTTGACGGCATGGTTTGGGAAGCAACTGCAATACATACAACGAGGCCAGAATATCTCAGTAAAACTCTTTCCGACCAAATATTTCATTACGGATACAATCCATTTACTTCTGAGATTTTTAATAAGGTAAGTAGTTCAGATGAACGAAAGGATGTCGTAGAAGGAGAACCTTGTGTTATATTGTCAACATCAGGAATGTTAGCTGGAGGAAATTCTGTAGAATATTTCAAATGGTTATGTGAAGATGAAAAGAATACATTAGTCTTTGTTGGTTATCAAGCTGAAGGTTCGTTAGGAAGAAGACTACAAAAAAATCGGAGAGATATCACCTTTGAAGAAAATGGTAAAATGAAGGTTTACAAAGTCAAAATGCAAATAGAAACAATTGAAGGATTCAGTGGTCACTCTGACAGAAAACAATTGATGAAATATGTACATAATCTTTCACCTAAGCCTGAGAAAATTCTAGTGTGTCATGGCAATGCCTATAAATCATTAGATCTTGCCTCAAGTATTTACAAAAAATACAGAATAGAAACCAGGGCTCCTTTAAATTTAGAAGCTGTACGTATATATTGA
- a CDS encoding proteasome endopeptidase complex, beta component (COGs: COG0638 20S proteasome alpha and beta subunits~InterPro IPR016050: IPR000243: IPR019983: IPR001353~KEGG: mth:MTH1202 proteasome, beta subunit~PFAM: 20S proteasome A and B subunits~PRIAM: Proteasome endopeptidase complex~SPTR: O27270 Proteasome subunit beta~TIGRFAM: proteasome endopeptidase complex, beta subunit~PFAM: Proteasome subunit~TIGRFAM: proteasome endopeptidase complex, archaeal, beta subunit), translating into MSNRNNFKGTTTVGIVCKDGIVFASEKRATLGNLIAHKAVDKIFKIDEHLATTVAGSVGDAQKLVEYLKAEVRLYKLRTGKPATVRAAASIASNILHASRMFPFIVQMLIGGIDETGPKIYSVDPAGGKIEDKYVSTGSGSPIAYGVLEDRYKKDMSVEDAINIALRAIKSSTKRDTFSGDGISLAVVTEKEGFKRFDEKYIKSKIKEIDC; encoded by the coding sequence ATGAGTAATAGAAATAATTTTAAAGGCACCACAACAGTAGGAATAGTATGCAAAGATGGCATTGTTTTTGCCAGTGAAAAAAGAGCAACTTTGGGGAACCTAATAGCCCATAAGGCTGTAGATAAAATTTTTAAAATTGATGAGCACCTTGCTACTACTGTTGCTGGTTCAGTTGGCGACGCCCAGAAATTAGTAGAATATTTAAAAGCTGAAGTAAGATTATATAAATTAAGGACTGGAAAACCTGCAACTGTTAGGGCAGCTGCAAGCATTGCATCTAATATTCTCCATGCAAGTAGAATGTTTCCATTTATTGTTCAAATGTTGATTGGTGGAATAGATGAAACCGGACCTAAAATTTATTCTGTTGACCCTGCTGGTGGTAAAATTGAAGATAAATATGTTTCAACAGGTTCTGGATCTCCAATAGCTTATGGGGTTTTAGAAGATAGGTATAAAAAAGACATGAGTGTTGAAGATGCTATTAACATTGCCTTACGTGCTATTAAATCTTCAACAAAGAGAGATACATTTTCTGGGGATGGTATCTCATTAGCAGTTGTAACTGAAAAGGAAGGATTCAAAAGGTTTGATGAAAAATATATAAAATCTAAGATAAAGGAGATTGATTGCTAA
- a CDS encoding IMP biosynthesis enzyme PurP domain protein (COGs: COG1759 ATP-utilizing protein of ATP-grasp superfamily (probably carboligase)~InterPro IPR011761: IPR010672: IPR009720~KEGG: mth:MTH1201 5-formaminoimidazole-4-carboxamide-1-(beta)-D- ribofuranosyl 5'-monophosphate synthetase~PFAM: IMP biosynthesis enzyme PurP domain protein; IMP biosynthesis enzyme PurP~SPTR: O27269 5-formaminoimidazole-4-carboxamide-1-(beta)-D- ribofuranosyl 5'-monophosphate synthetase~PFAM: Domain of unknown function (DUF1297); Protein of unknown function (DUF1246)) encodes MIKKEEIVEILNEYEKDKITIATLGSHTALHILHGAKKEGFRTAVVCEKGREVPYERFRVADEFIIVNEFKEINDENVQEKLRDMNSIVIPHGSFVAYAGLDNIENDFYLPMFGNRKILRWESERKLERKLMKEAKIRIPYKYDDPEKIDRPVIVKFPGARGGRGYFIASSPDEFYEKIEIMKKKNWISEDDISKAHIEEYVTGTNFCIQYFYSVLKDEVEILGMDSRFESNIDGLVRIPAKDQLDMDINPSYVITGNHPVVMRESLLVQAFEIGDKVVEAAKKLVPPGMNGPFCLQTICTDELEIVTFEMSARSDGGTNTFMNGSPYSYLLYGEGMSMGRRIAREIKNALKKDMLTELIT; translated from the coding sequence ATGATAAAAAAAGAGGAAATAGTGGAAATATTAAACGAATATGAGAAAGATAAAATAACTATTGCTACATTAGGTAGTCACACAGCTTTACATATATTACATGGTGCAAAAAAAGAAGGATTTAGAACTGCCGTAGTATGTGAAAAAGGTCGTGAAGTACCTTATGAGAGATTTAGGGTTGCAGATGAATTCATAATTGTTAATGAATTTAAAGAAATAAATGATGAAAATGTGCAGGAAAAATTGAGAGATATGAATAGTATAGTGATTCCACATGGATCTTTTGTTGCATATGCTGGCCTTGATAACATTGAAAATGATTTTTACTTACCAATGTTTGGAAATAGGAAGATATTAAGATGGGAATCAGAAAGAAAGTTAGAAAGAAAATTGATGAAAGAAGCAAAAATAAGAATTCCATATAAATACGATGACCCAGAAAAAATAGATAGGCCTGTGATAGTTAAATTTCCAGGGGCTAGGGGAGGAAGAGGATATTTCATTGCTTCCTCACCTGATGAATTTTATGAAAAAATAGAAATAATGAAAAAGAAAAACTGGATTAGTGAGGACGATATTTCCAAAGCTCACATTGAAGAATATGTTACAGGTACTAATTTTTGTATTCAGTATTTTTATTCCGTACTTAAAGATGAAGTTGAAATATTAGGAATGGATTCAAGATTTGAATCAAATATTGATGGACTTGTGAGAATACCTGCTAAAGATCAATTAGATATGGATATAAATCCTTCTTATGTTATCACAGGGAACCATCCAGTAGTAATGAGGGAATCTTTATTAGTTCAGGCATTTGAAATTGGTGATAAAGTTGTAGAAGCTGCTAAAAAACTTGTGCCTCCTGGCATGAATGGACCATTTTGTCTTCAAACGATTTGCACTGATGAGTTAGAAATAGTAACCTTTGAGATGAGTGCAAGATCAGATGGTGGTACAAACACATTTATGAATGGATCTCCATATAGTTACTTACTTTATGGCGAAGGAATGAGCATGGGGCGAAGAATTGCTAGAGAAATTAAAAATGCATTGAAAAAAGACATGCTAACAGAATTGATCACATAA
- a CDS encoding methyltransferase (COGs: COG2520 methyltransferase~InterPro IPR003402~KEGG: mth:MTH1200 met-10+ related protein~PFAM: protein of unknown function Met10~SPTR: O27268 Met-10+ related protein~PFAM: Met-10+ like-protein), producing MKWKRIGDILILNKKINDIEYFKKKGIKTIVKIEKIKGKVRKPEIKILYGSETETIHKENNCLFKLDISKVMWSKGNTYERMRIAKLVNKDETVVDMFAGIGYFSIPIAVHSQPKKVFAIEINPTAFKYLKENIKLNKVEKKVFPILGDCGKIAPELDADRVIMGYLPDPSKYLDSAMQCISDRGIIHYHEAVPDKLGFKRPINRIKSAAKDKDVKILHKRVVKKYAPGVSHVVIDALIH from the coding sequence ATGAAATGGAAAAGAATTGGAGATATTTTAATATTAAACAAAAAGATTAATGACATAGAATATTTTAAGAAAAAAGGCATTAAGACAATTGTAAAAATAGAAAAAATAAAAGGAAAAGTTAGAAAACCAGAAATAAAAATTTTATATGGCTCTGAGACCGAAACTATACATAAAGAAAACAACTGTTTATTCAAACTAGATATTTCAAAAGTAATGTGGTCAAAAGGAAATACATATGAGAGAATGAGAATTGCAAAACTTGTTAATAAAGATGAGACAGTTGTAGACATGTTTGCAGGTATAGGTTACTTCTCAATACCTATAGCTGTTCATTCACAACCAAAGAAAGTATTTGCTATTGAAATAAATCCAACTGCATTTAAATATCTAAAAGAAAATATAAAACTTAATAAAGTTGAGAAGAAAGTATTTCCAATTCTTGGGGATTGCGGCAAAATAGCTCCAGAACTTGATGCAGACAGAGTAATAATGGGATATTTACCAGACCCATCCAAATATTTAGATTCTGCAATGCAATGCATATCTGATCGAGGAATTATACATTATCATGAAGCTGTACCAGATAAATTAGGTTTTAAACGCCCAATAAATAGAATAAAATCTGCAGCAAAAGATAAAGATGTTAAAATTTTACATAAGAGAGTTGTCAAGAAATATGCTCCAGGAGTTTCACATGTTGTTATTGATGCTTTAATTCATTGA
- a CDS encoding FO synthase subunit 1 (COGs: COG1060 Thiamine biosynthesis protein ThiH~InterPro IPR006638: IPR019939: IPR007197: IPR010722: IPR 013785~KEGG: mth:MTH1198 FO synthase subunit 1~PFAM: Radical SAM domain protein; biotin and thiamin synthesis associated~SMART: Elongator protein 3/MiaB/NifB~SPTR: C5U4S6 Radical SAM domain protein~TIGRFAM: 7,8-didemethyl-8-hydroxy-5-deazariboflavin synthase, CofG subunit~PFAM: Radical SAM superfamily~TIGRFAM: 7,8-didemethyl-8-hydroxy-5-deazariboflavin synthase, CofG subunit) codes for MNKKEAIELFYSDLLELMRKAYSLKKDKYITYSKNVFIPVTTFCRNKCGYCIFRNENYKKPLMMPKEVLSKLKLAEKYGCKEALFTMGEIDDSVEPVNNILDRLGYENMVEYVYYLCNETLEETSLLPHTNMGVLSFKDLKILKEVNASMGLMLENISERLMETVAHKNSPGKDPKLRLKTIENAGKLKIPFTTGLLIGIGETVEERIESLLKLRKIHDKYGHIQEIIIQNFKPKPGTPMENYPEPSLIEMLRTVAVTKLIFPDVSVQIPPNLNRETAQLFIFAGADDWGGVSPITKDYVNPESKWPEIDELKNLTEEAGFKLKERLPVYPKFISEEFLSKKILQKINELKHQ; via the coding sequence ATGAATAAAAAGGAAGCAATAGAATTATTTTATTCAGACTTATTAGAGCTAATGAGAAAAGCTTATTCTCTAAAAAAAGATAAATACATAACTTATTCTAAAAATGTTTTTATACCGGTCACTACTTTTTGTAGAAATAAGTGTGGGTATTGTATTTTTAGAAATGAAAATTATAAAAAACCTTTGATGATGCCAAAAGAAGTTCTGTCAAAATTAAAATTAGCAGAAAAATATGGATGTAAAGAAGCATTGTTTACAATGGGTGAGATAGATGATTCTGTTGAGCCTGTGAATAACATACTTGATAGACTAGGTTATGAAAACATGGTGGAATATGTATATTATTTATGCAATGAAACTTTAGAAGAAACATCTCTCCTCCCACATACAAACATGGGCGTACTTAGCTTTAAAGATTTGAAAATACTTAAAGAAGTTAATGCATCGATGGGTCTAATGTTAGAAAATATCAGTGAAAGATTAATGGAGACTGTTGCTCATAAAAATAGTCCAGGTAAAGATCCTAAACTCAGACTTAAAACAATTGAAAATGCTGGTAAATTAAAAATACCGTTTACAACCGGATTATTAATTGGAATTGGTGAAACAGTTGAAGAAAGAATTGAATCATTGCTTAAATTAAGGAAGATTCATGACAAATATGGTCATATACAAGAGATCATAATTCAAAATTTTAAACCAAAACCAGGAACTCCGATGGAGAATTATCCAGAACCTTCATTAATTGAAATGTTAAGAACCGTTGCAGTAACAAAATTGATTTTCCCAGATGTTAGTGTTCAAATACCACCAAATTTAAATAGGGAGACTGCACAATTATTCATTTTTGCTGGTGCGGACGATTGGGGAGGTGTATCACCAATAACAAAAGATTATGTAAATCCAGAATCTAAATGGCCTGAAATTGATGAACTAAAAAACCTTACTGAAGAGGCTGGATTTAAATTAAAAGAAAGATTACCAGTTTATCCTAAATTTATCTCAGAAGAATTTTTAAGTAAAAAAATTCTACAAAAAATCAATGAATTAAAGCATCAATAA
- a CDS encoding conserved hypothetical protein (COGs: COG4077 conserved hypothetical protein~InterPro IPR014515~KEGG: mth:MTH1197 hypothetical protein~PFAM: conserved hypothetical protein~SPTR: O27265 Conserved protein~PFAM: Uncharacterized protein conserved in archaea (DUF2120)), with the protein MGVYVIGIHNVAKEILLHFNAFEGSKPLFDSQKILIVRGASRKKMDREKIKKELEKLLEKLDAKEVDLMSGEGSNILAMMDNNIRLEIDPEAESDFMGIEKLKETFEQMNFIVEYKLARKNNIGIFVVVYKDKADVGPCFIEVVVSSLA; encoded by the coding sequence ATGGGTGTCTATGTGATAGGTATACATAATGTTGCAAAGGAGATACTATTACATTTCAATGCTTTTGAGGGTTCAAAACCACTTTTTGATTCTCAAAAAATTTTAATTGTCAGGGGGGCATCTCGTAAAAAAATGGATAGAGAAAAAATAAAAAAAGAGTTAGAAAAATTACTTGAAAAATTAGATGCTAAAGAAGTAGATTTAATGTCTGGAGAAGGTTCAAATATTTTAGCTATGATGGACAATAATATAAGATTAGAGATAGATCCAGAAGCTGAATCAGATTTTATGGGAATTGAAAAGCTTAAAGAGACTTTTGAACAAATGAATTTTATTGTAGAATATAAGCTGGCAAGAAAAAATAATATAGGTATATTTGTTGTTGTCTACAAAGATAAAGCAGATGTAGGACCATGTTTCATAGAGGTTGTGGTGTCCAGCCTTGCATGA
- a CDS encoding GTP cyclohydrolase MptA (COGs: COG1469 conserved hypothetical protein~InterPro IPR003801~KEGG: mth:MTH1196 GTP cyclohydrolase~PFAM: protein of unknown function DUF198~SPTR: O27264 GTP cyclohydrolase mptA~PFAM: Uncharacterized ACR, COG1469~TIGRFAM: conserved hypothetical protein TIGR00294) has protein sequence MSTCFPDTQNELPKIPISLTRVGVTGVKKLVKIERKNKRPIIMLPVFNAFVDLPSSKRGIHMSRNPEAISEVIEEAVNGINIELESLCAKIASLLLKKHKYAQRAEVNMESDFAIVRRTPVTNNKSQEMVKIIANAVGFRNGNDVKIRKMIGAEVTGITVCPCAQELLKELNKQRLLKFLDENTVEKVMKNVTVASHNQRSRGTIMIEVPENYEVRGEDIIEIIESSMSSPVYELLKRPDESKVVEMAHKKPMFVEDSVREMLYKIVEKFSYLPDNTIVTVRQVNEESIHQHNAFAERVATLQELRYEINKNKEQ, from the coding sequence TTGAGCACATGCTTCCCAGATACACAAAACGAATTGCCCAAAATCCCCATATCTTTAACAAGGGTGGGGGTTACAGGTGTTAAAAAACTTGTAAAAATTGAAAGAAAAAATAAAAGACCTATAATAATGTTACCAGTTTTCAATGCTTTTGTAGATCTTCCAAGTAGTAAAAGAGGAATTCATATGTCTAGAAATCCAGAAGCAATCAGTGAAGTAATAGAAGAAGCTGTAAATGGTATAAATATAGAGTTAGAGTCTTTATGTGCAAAAATTGCAAGTTTATTACTTAAAAAACACAAATATGCTCAAAGAGCAGAAGTTAATATGGAAAGCGATTTTGCAATTGTAAGAAGGACACCAGTAACAAACAATAAGAGCCAAGAAATGGTAAAAATAATAGCAAATGCTGTTGGTTTTAGAAACGGAAACGATGTTAAAATAAGAAAAATGATAGGTGCCGAAGTAACAGGAATAACTGTTTGTCCATGTGCACAAGAACTACTAAAGGAATTAAATAAGCAGAGATTGTTAAAGTTTTTAGATGAAAATACTGTAGAAAAAGTGATGAAGAATGTTACAGTAGCTTCTCATAACCAAAGAAGTAGAGGCACTATAATGATAGAAGTCCCTGAAAATTATGAAGTTCGTGGAGAAGACATAATAGAAATAATTGAGAGTTCTATGAGTTCACCTGTTTATGAGTTACTTAAAAGACCTGATGAAAGTAAAGTTGTAGAAATGGCACATAAGAAACCAATGTTTGTTGAGGATTCTGTTAGGGAGATGTTATATAAAATAGTGGAAAAATTTTCCTATTTACCAGATAATACCATAGTTACAGTTAGACAAGTAAATGAAGAAAGTATACATCAACACAATGCATTTGCAGAAAGAGTTGCCACATTGCAAGAATTGAGATATGAAATTAACAAAAATAAAGAACAATAA
- a CDS encoding Protein of unknown function DUF2100 (COGs: COG4024 conserved hypothetical protein~InterPro IPR019210~KEGG: mth:MTH1195 hypothetical protein~PFAM: Protein of unknown function DUF2100~SPTR: O27263 Uncharacterized protein MTH_1195~PFAM: Uncharacterized protein conserved in archaea (DUF2100)), translating to MDRIRIKQCERLIKKASKSKPKIKSKDKITINKVKEGQIDIETLNDAINKLLESETFIYKTLPSRKIKGKDAQEFCNNLMFVKKKIEKILSDFDVIKTVEEEIPKEILIVTQNTRIKKRLQDIGVDPRQIIVAGVPLALEDMKEINPNIPEHALKNIEKRIKVIKNEISRKIKHFEKILVVVQKDKSGKLLAKRAKELYNAEVMFCEDPKDIDLHKLSKFWGG from the coding sequence ATGGATAGAATAAGAATAAAACAATGCGAAAGATTAATTAAAAAAGCTAGCAAATCCAAACCTAAAATAAAAAGCAAAGATAAAATCACAATAAATAAAGTTAAAGAAGGTCAAATAGATATAGAAACTCTCAATGATGCAATAAATAAGTTGTTAGAGTCTGAAACTTTTATTTATAAAACTTTACCTTCAAGAAAAATTAAAGGTAAAGATGCTCAAGAATTTTGTAATAATTTGATGTTTGTAAAAAAGAAAATAGAGAAAATATTATCAGATTTTGATGTTATAAAAACTGTTGAAGAGGAAATACCCAAAGAAATTTTGATAGTTACACAAAATACAAGAATTAAAAAAAGATTACAAGATATTGGAGTAGATCCAAGACAAATAATAGTTGCAGGAGTACCTTTAGCTTTAGAAGACATGAAAGAAATAAATCCAAACATCCCAGAACATGCATTGAAAAATATTGAAAAACGGATAAAAGTCATTAAAAATGAAATATCACGTAAAATAAAACATTTTGAAAAAATATTAGTTGTAGTTCAGAAAGATAAAAGTGGAAAACTTTTAGCTAAGAGAGCTAAAGAATTATACAATGCTGAAGTCATGTTCTGTGAAGATCCTAAAGATATTGACTTACATAAATTATCTAAATTTTGGGGTGGTTAA